A single region of the Candidatus Kryptobacter tengchongensis genome encodes:
- a CDS encoding dTDP-4-dehydrorhamnose reductase, with product MRIMITGCHGLLGQSVLKMFLKSTDSEILATAKDARTFLDFGGFDYTMLDITSRSDVKNLVVYFRPDVIINTAAYTNVDGCETNRELAWRVNVEGVRNLVNSARRVDAKLIHISTDYIFDGKNGPYTEDAIPNPINYYGRTKLASENEIKIGGIRFAILRTNVLYGVGKNVKSNFALWLYQKLSNGESIKVVTDQIGNPTYVDDLAFAILKIVEFDKEGIYNVGGKDFVDRYTFAVKLAEIFGFDRELITPVKTSELNQIAPRPLKSGLITLKAESELGLKPYGVEDGIREFKAKLNEL from the coding sequence ATGAGGATTATGATAACAGGATGTCACGGGCTTTTGGGTCAAAGTGTTTTGAAGATGTTTCTGAAAAGTACGGATTCTGAAATCCTTGCAACGGCGAAAGATGCAAGAACATTTCTTGATTTTGGGGGATTTGATTATACAATGCTTGATATAACATCCAGAAGTGATGTTAAAAATCTTGTCGTTTATTTCCGCCCAGATGTTATAATTAACACAGCTGCTTATACAAATGTTGATGGTTGCGAAACTAATCGGGAACTTGCCTGGCGGGTAAATGTTGAAGGTGTTCGTAATTTAGTTAATTCAGCAAGAAGAGTTGATGCAAAGTTGATTCACATTTCAACTGATTATATATTTGATGGGAAAAACGGTCCATACACAGAGGATGCGATCCCGAATCCAATTAATTATTACGGGAGGACAAAACTTGCGAGCGAAAATGAGATAAAAATCGGTGGGATAAGGTTTGCAATTTTAAGGACTAATGTTCTTTATGGCGTTGGGAAAAATGTTAAAAGTAATTTTGCCCTATGGCTTTACCAAAAACTCTCAAACGGGGAAAGTATAAAAGTTGTAACAGATCAGATTGGAAATCCAACCTATGTTGATGACCTTGCATTTGCTATTTTGAAAATTGTTGAGTTTGACAAAGAAGGAATTTACAATGTTGGGGGAAAGGATTTTGTGGATAGATACACATTTGCGGTGAAACTTGCGGAGATTTTCGGGTTTGATAGAGAACTTATAACTCCTGTCAAAACATCCGAATTAAATCAAATAGCTCCACGACCACTGAAATCGGGTTTGATAACTTTGAAAGCGGAATCTGAACTTGGTTTAAAACCATATGGGGTTGAGGACGGAATTCGTGAGTTTAAAGCAAAATTAAATGAGTTGTAA
- a CDS encoding Sugar or nucleoside kinase, ribokinase family gives MKYGLVGHLCLDVIHLPDGSEVQSYGGIFFSLASLANIVDDEDIIYPVFGVGDVDYDKFIERIKIYPNVVTDGIFKFSGFTNRVHLFYQDRNERTECSMHIAKPIEFERLKFLLEVGVDGIFINMISGFDVELETLRKLRSDFNGYIHFDIHSATLGVDEKNVRFRRRMPNWKEWLENVDTIQMNEFEARSIGEECWDDDTLARNVLDLGVKVMVITKANLGATVYYFANGLKRVDLKAFEVDVVDPTGCGDVFGSAFFYRYSKTLEPVISAEFANYVAGLNATIPGSTHIDKLKELVKK, from the coding sequence ATGAAATATGGTCTTGTTGGACATCTATGTCTTGATGTGATTCATCTCCCCGATGGAAGTGAAGTTCAAAGTTATGGTGGAATCTTTTTTTCGCTTGCGTCGCTTGCAAACATAGTTGACGATGAGGATATTATTTATCCTGTTTTTGGCGTTGGAGATGTTGATTATGATAAATTCATTGAAAGGATAAAAATTTATCCAAATGTTGTAACTGATGGGATCTTTAAATTTTCGGGGTTTACTAATCGTGTTCATCTTTTTTATCAGGATAGAAATGAAAGAACGGAATGTTCAATGCACATCGCAAAACCAATTGAGTTTGAGAGATTAAAATTTTTGCTTGAGGTTGGAGTTGACGGTATTTTCATAAATATGATTTCAGGATTTGATGTTGAACTTGAAACTTTGAGGAAACTGCGTAGTGATTTTAATGGATACATACATTTTGACATTCATAGTGCAACGCTTGGCGTTGATGAGAAAAATGTAAGATTTAGAAGAAGAATGCCTAATTGGAAGGAATGGCTTGAAAATGTAGATACAATTCAGATGAATGAATTTGAAGCAAGGTCAATTGGTGAAGAATGCTGGGATGATGATACATTGGCGAGAAATGTTTTAGATCTCGGGGTTAAGGTAATGGTTATAACTAAAGCTAATCTTGGGGCAACGGTTTATTATTTTGCCAATGGGCTTAAAAGAGTGGATCTTAAAGCTTTTGAGGTTGATGTTGTTGATCCAACGGGTTGTGGTGATGTTTTCGGCTCTGCTTTCTTCTATAGGTATTCAAAAACTTTAGAACCTGTTATATCAGCTGAATTTGCGAATTATGTCGCTGGATTAAATGCAACAATTCCAGGTTCAACGCATATAGATAAACTTAAAGAGCTTGTGAAGAAATGA
- a CDS encoding 5-(carboxyamino)imidazole ribonucleotide mutase, protein MSKVAILMGSKSDEEIMQHCEKYLQHFGVDYEKRVLSAHRNPIETIEFARSAESNGFKVIIAGAGMAAHLPGIIAANTSLPVIGVPLPSSELNGVDALYSIVQMPSGIPVATVAIGKAGAINAAVLAVEILALQNEELRKKLEEFRKQGSKL, encoded by the coding sequence ATGTCAAAGGTTGCAATATTAATGGGAAGCAAAAGCGATGAGGAAATAATGCAACACTGTGAGAAATATCTTCAGCACTTTGGGGTTGATTATGAGAAAAGAGTTTTATCTGCGCATAGAAATCCGATTGAAACGATTGAGTTTGCACGGAGTGCTGAATCTAATGGCTTCAAAGTTATAATTGCTGGTGCTGGGATGGCTGCACATTTGCCTGGGATTATAGCTGCAAATACGAGCTTACCTGTGATTGGGGTTCCGCTTCCATCTTCGGAGTTAAATGGGGTTGATGCTCTTTACTCAATCGTTCAAATGCCCTCTGGGATACCGGTTGCGACTGTTGCAATTGGAAAAGCAGGCGCGATAAATGCAGCTGTTCTTGCTGTGGAGATACTCGCTTTGCAAAATGAAGAACTGAGGAAAAAACTTGAGGAGTTTAGAAAACAAGGTTCAAAGTTATGA
- a CDS encoding Multidrug resistance protein codes for MRNRFGVIFLTVLIDLIGFGIVIPLLPFYALSFGAKSYQIGLLVSSFSFMQFIFNPIWGRISDKIGRRPVILISVFGSFVSYLIFAFANSLFVLFLSRMLAGLMGANIATAQAYIADITPPEERAKGMGIVGAGFGIGFVVGPFIGGILSKFGYNVPILFASGLSLLNFILAYKFLPEPKGHKYYRSNYGDSVFEIARDKILLFLYFTFFVITFGISINYVVFPLFTKDMFDFDASHNGLLFGYIGMIGVLTQGYLVGKLTKKFKEEKILIAGTFFMGLGLLGMVFSVHFSQFLIFATFFTFGSGITTPSVLSLISRQARAEIQGVTLGFGQSLSSLARVFGPSTGGFFYGNFGHKSPFILGAMAMSLSFLLAIGIYNRKNSKSR; via the coding sequence ATGAGGAACCGATTTGGCGTTATTTTTTTGACTGTTTTAATAGACTTGATTGGATTTGGCATAGTGATTCCGCTTTTACCATTTTATGCGCTTAGTTTTGGAGCGAAATCATACCAGATTGGTTTGCTTGTTTCTTCATTTTCATTTATGCAGTTCATTTTCAATCCTATATGGGGAAGGATTTCGGATAAAATTGGGCGAAGACCAGTTATACTTATAAGTGTTTTTGGTTCTTTCGTTTCATATTTGATTTTTGCTTTTGCGAATTCGCTTTTTGTTCTTTTTCTTTCAAGGATGCTCGCTGGATTGATGGGGGCAAACATAGCGACTGCGCAGGCGTATATAGCCGATATTACTCCACCTGAGGAAAGGGCAAAGGGGATGGGGATAGTTGGAGCTGGGTTTGGGATAGGATTTGTAGTTGGACCATTCATCGGGGGAATTTTGAGCAAATTTGGGTATAATGTTCCAATTCTCTTTGCATCTGGGCTTTCACTTTTGAATTTCATCCTTGCTTATAAGTTTCTCCCTGAACCGAAAGGGCATAAGTATTATAGATCAAACTATGGTGATAGCGTTTTTGAAATCGCACGGGATAAAATTTTACTTTTTCTTTATTTCACATTTTTTGTGATAACATTTGGTATTTCAATAAACTATGTTGTATTTCCGCTTTTCACGAAAGATATGTTTGATTTTGATGCTTCCCACAATGGGTTGTTGTTTGGTTATATTGGGATGATAGGTGTGCTGACACAGGGTTATCTTGTTGGGAAGTTGACGAAAAAGTTTAAGGAGGAGAAAATTTTAATCGCAGGAACATTTTTTATGGGTTTGGGTTTGCTCGGGATGGTGTTTTCAGTTCATTTTTCTCAATTTTTAATTTTTGCCACATTTTTTACATTTGGCAGCGGGATAACAACTCCAAGTGTGTTAAGTTTAATTTCAAGACAAGCAAGGGCTGAGATTCAAGGTGTCACGCTTGGGTTCGGGCAATCGCTTTCAAGTTTAGCTCGTGTGTTTGGTCCTTCAACAGGTGGATTTTTTTATGGAAATTTCGGGCATAAATCACCATTTATTCTTGGGGCTATGGCTATGAGTTTAAGCTTTCTGCTTGCGATTGGAATTTATAACAGGAAAAATTCAAAAAGTAGGTGA
- a CDS encoding Glyoxylase, beta-lactamase superfamily II has protein sequence MKIGKYEIHSIETGRFKLDGGAMFGIVPKTIWDKLNPSDDRNRIELALRTLLIITDNRKILVDTGIGKKWEEKYIDIYGIDHTKYTLEDSLAKLGLKTDDITDVILTHLHFDHAGGATMIDTDGIIKPTFKNATYYVQKRNLELAMNPNEKDRASYLAENFIPLIEFNQLEIVDGEFEIFDGIELIVSDGHTIGQQLVKVSDGEKTIVYCGDLIPTSSHIPIPYVMAYDLQPLITMEEKKKLLKKAVDENWILFFEHDPYADCATVKQGKKYVELDKRFNLSELS, from the coding sequence ATGAAAATAGGAAAATATGAAATTCACTCAATTGAAACAGGTCGTTTTAAACTTGATGGTGGCGCTATGTTCGGAATCGTTCCAAAAACAATTTGGGATAAATTAAATCCAAGCGACGATAGAAATAGAATTGAACTTGCATTGAGAACGCTCTTGATCATAACTGACAATAGAAAAATTCTCGTTGATACTGGCATAGGGAAAAAGTGGGAAGAGAAGTATATTGACATTTACGGGATTGATCACACAAAATACACGCTTGAGGATTCACTTGCTAAACTTGGTCTGAAAACGGACGATATAACCGATGTTATTTTAACACATCTTCACTTTGACCACGCTGGAGGTGCAACAATGATTGACACTGATGGGATTATAAAACCAACTTTTAAAAATGCAACTTATTATGTGCAAAAGCGAAACCTTGAACTTGCAATGAACCCAAATGAAAAAGATAGAGCAAGCTACTTAGCTGAAAATTTTATCCCACTTATTGAATTTAACCAACTTGAAATCGTTGATGGTGAATTTGAAATTTTTGACGGGATTGAACTTATCGTCTCCGATGGACACACAATTGGTCAGCAACTCGTGAAGGTCTCCGATGGAGAAAAAACGATTGTTTACTGTGGCGATTTAATCCCAACATCTTCCCATATCCCGATTCCCTATGTCATGGCGTATGACCTACAACCCTTGATAACGATGGAAGAAAAGAAAAAACTTTTGAAAAAAGCAGTTGATGAAAACTGGATTTTGTTTTTTGAACATGACCCATACGCTGATTGTGCAACCGTAAAACAAGGCAAAAAATATGTTGAGCTTGATAAAAGATTTAATCTCTCTGAACTATCTTAA